A segment of the Desulfitobacterium dehalogenans ATCC 51507 genome:
CCTTCATTCCAGAAGTGAACACCGTATTACCCCGCCCTCGTCCCACCACCACCACAGGAGTCACGGAAAGGATCCGTATCGGCTGCGGTAACCTCTATGTCAGCGTTATGGCTGATGACAAGGGAATCTGCGAGATCTTTACCAACACCGGCCGGGCCGGAGGCTGCTCCTCCCAATCCGAGGCCACAGCCCGCTTGATCTCCATCGCTCTCCGCTCCGGAATCTCCGTGGATGCGATCATTGAGCAAGTCAAAGGCATCCGCTGCCCCGCTTGCATCCGCCGGGAAGGGGTCAACGTCACCTCCTGCCCCGATGCCATCGCCCGTGTGATCAAGGAACATGTAGAGCTGGGCAAAGGCAGGATCAATTCCATAACGGTTCAATCCCAGCCGGCCGTGGAAGAAAAGCCGGTCCAAACCAAGAGCGCTTCCATCACCACCCCTCAAAAGACCCGGGCCACAGTGGCCGAAGGCAACGCCTGCCCTGAATGCGGCATGGGCATCAACCACGAAAGCGGCTGCGTCGTCTGCACCCATTGCGGCTATTCCAAATGCGGGTGATGAGAGGATCAGGTATATAGAAGGGGCCGAGGGAAATTTTAAATTTCCCTCGGCCCTTTTTCGTACAATTTTTACTCATAGTATAGAGGATATAATGTAAAACCCTCTAATGTCATACAACTAATGATGCTCATCATGGTAAACTTACCTCTATCCCATTGGCATCAACCCTGCTTTTTTTGTGCCGGATATTGCCGCAAATAATTCCCGTCAGTATCAGAAAAACTCCAAGCCATTGTGTCCAGCTCACATGCTCGGCTAAAACAATAGAAGACATGATAATTGCTACTGGAAGCTCGGAAGCCGGCAGTATAGTACCAAGTCCGGGGCCAACGTGCGGCATTCCGATGGAGAATAGCAGTGGCGGTAGAACTACTCCGAAAAGACCGAGAAGTAGCCCATATGGCATCAAGCGAAATAAAACCGGAAAATTGAATAAAAAGGATGGCGGGAACAGTAAAAATACAACGATCAAGGCGCCGGTGGCAAAAAGAGCGCTCCTTACTACAGGGGGAACGTTTTTTTCAACAGAACCGCTGAGAAAAATAAATGTGGTAAACGTTAAGGCGGAAAGCATTCCCCATAGGATTCCTTGCCACGAAAGAACAGCTCGCTGCCCTGAAAAGATATTTGCAGCCAAAGCAGAGCCAATGATTAGGATGGATATCGAAACCAGTTTTCCTTTTGTAGGTTTTTTCTTGTTAAATATCCAATCGACTAATGTACCAATCCAAACAAACTGAAACAAAAAGATAATTGCCAGTGAAGCATTCAAGGTTTGTAAGGACTGATAATAAAATGTGCCTGTCAGACCGAACGGAATGCCGGACGCCAGTAGCTTTAATGCTTGTTTGAGGGTTAGTTTCTTCGCCTTTGTAACCAGAACGAGGCTCCAGATAAGGATGGTTCCGAAAAAATATTGCGCCCCTGTTACTACGGATGAAGGGAAGCCTG
Coding sequences within it:
- a CDS encoding EamA family transporter codes for the protein MFFEKGVILIKSWHYALTVFLGGCCYGMLSTIVKLAYSAGFPSSVVTGAQYFFGTILIWSLVLVTKAKKLTLKQALKLLASGIPFGLTGTFYYQSLQTLNASLAIIFLFQFVWIGTLVDWIFNKKKPTKGKLVSISILIIGSALAANIFSGQRAVLSWQGILWGMLSALTFTTFIFLSGSVEKNVPPVVRSALFATGALIVVFLLFPPSFLFNFPVLFRLMPYGLLLGLFGVVLPPLLFSIGMPHVGPGLGTILPASELPVAIIMSSIVLAEHVSWTQWLGVFLILTGIICGNIRHKKSRVDANGIEVSLP